A stretch of Brassica rapa cultivar Chiifu-401-42 chromosome A08, CAAS_Brap_v3.01, whole genome shotgun sequence DNA encodes these proteins:
- the LOC103834547 gene encoding probable pre-mRNA-splicing factor ATP-dependent RNA helicase DEAH5, whose translation MGAAESLVKRDMQVYVKVLSGGAKYSLSMKDVDQNTGRVLNKPRRSNPSFRTKDTIRILEEERPSRRRPLKKKMSSPERWEAKQMIASGALKATDFPEYDEEDGDGMFYQEEEELEIEMNEEEPAFLQGHSADMSPVKIFRNPQGSLSRAAALQSALTKEKREMRDQQQRTMLDSIPKDLNRPWEDPMPETGERHLAQELRGVGLSAYDMPEWKKDAFGNTPTLGQRSKLSIQEQRESLPIYKLKTELIQAVHDNQVLVVIGETGSGKTTQVTQYLAEAGYTTKGKIGCTQPRRVAATQRAGRAGRTGPGKCYRLYTKSAYCNEMPPTSIPEIQRSNLGTTTLTMKAMGINDLLSFDFMDPPQPQALISAMEQLYSLGALDEEGLLTNLGRKMAEFPLEPPLSKMLLASVDLGCSDEILTMIAMIQTDNVFYRPREKQAQADQKRAKFFQPEGDHFTLLAVYEAWKAKNFSGPWCSENFIQSRSLRRAQDVRKQLLSIMDKHKLDVVSAGKNFTKIRKAITAGFFFHGARKDPQEGYRTLVENQPVYIHPGSALFQRQPDWVIYHDLVMTTKEYMRQVTVIDPRWLVELAPRFFKVADPTHMSKRKRQERIEPLYDRYHEPNSWRLSKRRG comes from the coding sequence ATGGGGGCTGCAGAGAGTTTGGTGAAGCGTGATATGCAAGTGTACGTCAAAGTTCTATCTGGTGGTGCTAAGTATAGTCTTTCCATGAAGGATGTTGATCAGAACACGGGTAGAGTCTTGAACAAGCCGAGGAGGAGTAATCCATCTTTTAGAACAAAGGATACCATCCGGATTCTTGAGGAGGAGCGTCCTTCACGTAGGAGGccactgaagaagaagatgagctcCCCTGAGAGATGGGAAGCGAAGCAGATGATTGCTTCTGGTGCTCTTAAAGCCACTGACTTTCCTGAGTATGATGAGGAGGATGGAGATGGGATGTTTTATCAGGAGGAAGAAGAGCTCGAGATTGAGATGAACGAAGAAGAACCTGCTTTCTTACAAGGGCACTCTGCTGACATGTCTCCTGTCAAGATCTTCAGAAATCCACAAGGCTCCTTGAGTCGTGCTGCTGCACTTCAGTCTGCGCTCACCaaggagaagagagaaatgAGGGATCAGCAGCAAAGAACAATGCTTGACTCTATCCCCAAGGATCTGAATCGTCCTTGGGAAGATCCTATGCCTGAAACTGGTGAAAGGCATCTTGCACAGGAGCTTAGAGGTGTTGGATTATCCGCTTATGACATGCCTGAGTGGAAGAAGGATGCTTTCGGGAATACTCCAACTCTTGGACAAAGATCAAAGCTTTCTATCCAGGAGCAGAGGGAGAGCCTTCCTATATACAAGCTGAAAACGGAGCTGATACAGGCTGTGCATGATAATCAAGTGTTGGTGGTCATTGGTGAAACTGGTTCAGGTAAGACGACACAGGTGACTCAGTATCTTGCCGAAGCAGGTTACACTACCAAAGGAAAGATTGGGTGTACGCAGCCTCGTAGGGTCGCGGCAACGCAGAGAGCTGGGCGTGCTGGTCGTACTGGTCCTGGGAAATGTTACCGTCTCTACACGAAGAGCGCATACTGTAATGAGATGCCTCCTACATCAATCCCTGAAATCCAGAGGAGTAACCTAGGAACGACAACCCTTACCATGAAAGCAATGGGTATCAATGACCTGTTGTCGTTTGACTTCATGGATCCACCCCAACCGCAAGCCTTGATCTCTGCTATGGAACAGTTGTACAGCCTGGGAGCTTTGGATGAGGAAGGACTGTTGACAAACCTAGGTAGAAAAATGGCTGAGTTTCCTCTCGAACCACCTCTCTCTAAGATGTTGCTAGCGAGTGTGGATCTTGGGTGCAGCGATGAGATTTTGACGATGATTGCTATGATCCAGACGGACAACGTATTTTATAGACCAAGAGAGAAGCAAGCTCAAGCAGACCAGAAGAGGGCAAAGTTTTTCCAGCCTGAAGGTGATCACTTCACATTGCTAGCTGTGTATGAAGCTTGGAAGGCTAAGAACTTCTCAGGCCCATGGTGTTCTGAGAACTTCATACAGTCACGATCGTTACGACGTGCTCAAGACGTGAGGAAACAGCTTCTCAGCATTATGGACAAACATAAACTAGACGTGGTGAGCGCGGGGAAGAACTTCACGAAGATAAGGAAAGCAATCACAGCAGGATTCTTCTTCCATGGAGCAAGAAAAGATCCGCAGGAAGGTTACAGGACGCTAGTGGAGAACCAACCGGTTTACATACACCCGGGCAGTGCATTGTTCCAAAGACAACCAGATTGGGTGATATATCATGATCTTGTGATGACGACCAAGGAGTACATGAGACAAGTGAC